The genomic stretch TTGAACTGCCCCAAAGTTTTGCGGACTGCTATCTGATTGTGTAGGATTGTAGTGGAACTTGGTCAACGTGTTGCTAGTTGTAAGCAGACTTTATTGCTTCATCCGTTTTAATGAAGGTTGATTGTTACAGCGAGCAGCGATTTAATGGTCAATGTACTGCGACTGTCGGAGAGCCCACGCACGCTATGTTCCCCAGCCCCTGCCCCTACCCGTCGCCTCGTTTTCTCTCCCTAAAAGACTGCACACTAACTTTAAAAATGATCTGCAAATAAAATTCAAGTGAACAATTTCATATTACCTAACATTTCACTCTAAAAGCAAGTCGCTTCCTATCTCGGGTAAAGTGGGTGTATTTGAGGGATAGGTTCCGGTTAGTATTTGAATTAGATTTTTAAAGATTTTTCTATAAGTCTTTTGATTTCGAATAAATGGTTTTATTCTTTTCAAGAACTGTAATAAAAAATAACTTCCTACCTGAGACACTCGATTTCTTTTAATACTTGCGAGAGTCGGATTGTGATCTGTAATTATTTTCCGGTCGTATGCAGGAGTCCTTCAGAATTATGTAGATTGCATGTTATCGCTGGAATGttatttgattatttttaaaCAAATACGTGTTTCTGGTTTAATGTTTGGAAATGGAAGGGCCATCGCATATCTATTTCATTGTCTCATGCAGTTATTGTTCACAACTTGTTGCGATTTTTGACATTAGCAATATCGCTGTAAGTTTTAAAAATGGACCTTCGAGCTTATGAGTCAATAATGTTTTATTTCATgtgtcccccccctccccctgctATCTGACCGGGGTCTTTCTTGGACATGTCTTTTTTTCTTACACACACGTTTTAAAAGCAACTTAAAGTGAGGATTTAACCAGTTTAAACAATCAGGTGTAGCACAACAAAAGACAAAGAAAACTGTCCTTTGCAGAAGAAAGTTATTCTAATAGATATGCTGAAGAGGGGTTGCTCTAAAGAATCGAAGAGGGTTTTTTTTTGGACCGAAGTGAAGCTAGTGGGATTCAGTTAATACTGAAATATGGATCCGCCCCTTTCATCGATTTAACCCAATCAACCAGGCGACTTCTGCGTGCAGTGATGATTGATTACCCTCAAATCCAATAGAGTTGCAGCGCTTCCGCGCCACTCTTTGATTGGACGTTGGTTCCAGCTCCAGCGCCCACAGAGCTCCGGGCTAGCTCATTTCCCTGTTAGacaaggggtggggggagacagagagaaagaaatgCCGAGCGTGAGTGACCACAACTTTTTGCATCAGACATACATTTGCGATCCCCTTTGTAAAGTAATACGAGCCAATTCAAGCCACAGGATGTGCGCGTAATTATTGACTTGATCTATAATTAGGCATAACAATGACAATTGAAAGTGACAACAAGGAATAGTAAAACGTATTACACTAAAATTTGAGCAAAATGAACATCACATTCTGGGAAACTGGTGGCTCACTTCTACGCTTGTCATAAACCACACCGCGGAAAATTCTGCAATAACCTTTGCACCGAAATATGACATACGATAATATTATCTTGCTCGAAATATTTAAGCTCTAAATAAAGCATAAGGCAAAAATAAATTTAATGCTCTGCGGTTTGCCCACGTTTATTTAGCAAAAACCAAAAAGTAAGTCTACGCTGAATAAATTACCTTTTTCCCCTATTTTATTGCCATCAATTCCAAATGTTTTCTTCACTTCTACGGAgctgcaataaataaataacatgatGAGCATTTTAAAGTTTGCCATGGAGTGGAAGAAGATAAAACAGAGCCACACGTTGTTCTGAAGACAGTGAGGGAAGTCAAGAGTTCGCTGAGGACAATCAGCCTAGTATTCAGTTTTCAGACAAAGGGAGGAAAATATAAACTGCGCAGCCTACTAGCGAGAGTGCAGAATGTGTACCTGCCGGATGGCGTGGTTTGCATTGCCTTTTCTCGGATGTCTATATGTGTCTATATCGACAACTCGCtctcgctccccccccccccacccctcctgtGTATGAGAGATGAGGTAGTCCGGTGCGCATTGTGTAAGACGCGACCTGTTATGGCCACCACTGCTTCCGGGTTCcagcattctctccaaatccacctcTGGCTCTGCAACACTGGGGCAGCGGCACCGAGCCCTTTAAAGAGCTCCAAACTCCGGGGAGAGTGAGATTCGCGGTGCAGCATCTCTTCGAAGCACAGGGCGCTCGCAGCTTCAGCGCACACATAAAGGCGATCCGGAGCTGGACTCCCACGGGCAGATCCCGCTGCCATCACTGAGGTGTCCCCCGACCAGTGGAAGTGCACGGCGGATCATCATTCATTCACTACCTTGACAACCTTGCTTTGATTGACAGCTAGAGTGGCAAAAAGCCATGAGACTCGGCAGTTTTGTTTGAGGGGCGCTTTTGCTCGCTTTTGGGGGACGAGATTCTCTATCCGCCGAGTTGCTGGGGTGAAAACAATATCTTACATAtcgagatatatatatatatatatattattttttcGCTGATCTGAAATATTTTCTCTGAGTGCATCCAAGTTAAGCCGAAGACTCTGGGGCTGCTCATCCACAAGGACTACTGGGATCTTGATCCGGCTTTGGAGTGGCGTGTTTATTTCTTTTTAATATTGGTCCTGTAGAGTAGAGCTGAAAGTGCCACAGAGAGAAGGCTTCGAGGCAGGCCGATGGCGCAGAGGGTAAGTATTTATGATGCAGTTTGTAAAACAATCGCCAAACGCGATGAAACTGAATTGCGGGTTGCTTCGACAACACGGCGCGGTACTTACTGGCTCTTCAAACAGTTCACGTAATATCATATGCCCTGTTCTGTCAAGAACTTCGAGAATAAAGTTGTTCGGTGCGATTCGTAGTTTTAAGTTTGTCGAAATGCTTCCCTTacgttttctttctctctctccccctctctctgttgcCGTGCAGTACGATGAAATCTCACATTACGGTGGTATGGACGGAGTAGGGATACCGACAACTATGTATGGTGATCCTCACGCCCCCAGGTCTATGCAGCCCGTCCACCACCTCAATCACGGGCCGCCGTTGCACAGTCACCAATACCCGCACACAAACCATGCTAATGCAATGCCGCCAAGCATGGGATCCTCAGTAAACGATGCATTAAAGAGAGATAAAGATTCCATTTACGGGTGGGTTGCTGGcaaattttattattattcttaaAATTATTTCTCATCTGCGGCAGAGGATGTGTGAAacgatttttttttattttagaagAAACTTTATGTAACTTGTGGACCTAAAGGGTCTTtcagatttaatttatttttatggaAGATATTTAGAGCCGATGTTTTCGAATAATGAGCCggtttaatttaatttgaaattgtTAATAACAAAATGGCTCATTACTGATGATGCTGATAAATATCTTTGCAAGTGTTTTCCCCCCACTGAAAGCATCCTGAAAATTGGCGTCCAAAATGGCTGCTTAAAGTTTACTTCTGGGGCATTTAACTACCAAATTTTCAGTGGTTTTTGTTTGCGTTGATCGATACGTTTAGTAAAGTACTGTTGAAAATTTCAGTGGTGAGAAAGGGTTGCGGTGAATCTCCAGTAACTATTTTTGCCACCATTTACGACTGTAATTTATGTAAAGCCAGAAATCAACAAGTATTTCTCGCTGAAGTTTTTCGCTCGCTTACAAgagataaaaaaaagagaaactcTCCCACTACTTTTTATACTGTTTTGACGTTCAATCCTCTCTTGCAGACATCCGCTGTTTCCTCTTTTAGCTCTGATTTTTGAGAAATGTGAATTAGCAACTTGTACTCCACGAGAACCGGGGGTAGCAGGCGGTGATGTCTGCTCCTCCGAGTCTTTCAATGAAGATATAGCAGTGTTCGCTAAGCAGGTCAGCCAGCACGCATGTCAACTTCAATCTTAAGACCGTTTAAAAACAACTACCAGTAATTTAAATGGCTAAACTAATGTTTCCCCTGGACGGCAGCATATGTCTTATGAAACTTACagccaaacacacacaaaaaattgtTAAACGATGAGCAAAATAATTAAAGAAATTGCAGTCATATAAAATTTAACTACCTCAGAACGTTTGATCAGAATAAAACAGTGAAATGAACAATTCTCCAAAGTAGTTATAAGCGGAGCGTGTTGAGCCCAAGTCTGCAAATGCCAGTGGAAACATGGTCAATTtagctttatttttaaaaatgttttatatTAAAAACGATTCATATCTTagtgtttctttttttaaaaaacagtaacTTAATCACTATCCAAACAAAATAATTTATTCCTAATACTGGATAAACAAAATACATCTTTTATGTAGCCTACTGTGAATATGTAATGGTAAAGTGGATTAAGTGCAAAAGAAAAGTTTAGAAATCTGTTTGAACTCATTGATGATGACAAATGCTACATTGAGTAGGGGGATCACTGTTATTATCTTCTCACTTTAGATCCGAGCAGAGAAACCTCTTTTCTCTTCCAATCCTGAGCTGGATAATTTGGTAAGGCTGGTTATTTTTttaaaaggggagagagatgcagACGTATTTGTAAGCGCGTTCCATTAAaccagacaaaaaaaaaaatcaacaaactaCATGTGCCCCTTGGAAATAATTGCGACATGCACCGTGATACGTTCAGTTCAACACAGTCCAATGTTTTGGGGAGTCAGTAAACAAGGACAATGATCGCTACAATCCATTGCGAATCTGTGCTTTTGATTTTATGATAGCTTTGACTGTCACAGGCGATAACCATCGCGTTTAGTTATTGTACGGCTGTCACCCCATTTAAGATGATGCgcgatttttatttattttgtgttcGTGCGCgcgcgtgtctgtgtgtgtgtgtgtgtgtgtgtgtgtgtgtgtgtgtgtgtgtgtgtgtgtgtgtgtgtgtgtgtgtgtgtgtgtgtgtgtgtgtgagtgtgtgtgtgtgtgtgtgtgtgtgccagtGTCTGTGCGAGTTGTGACTGTTTCTATCCAAAGTCACGGGAAATAATAAGACACTCTCTCCCGGTTTATTACCACTCCCCTAAAACTCGAAGTCTACCAACATAAATCGCGATTGACTCAATGTACCAAAGGATTTAGAGTAACTTTAAAAACGCAGGTACTGCCCAAGCTTTTGTTGATTTCCAGTGCCCTAGAAAATAAAGTTTATATAATTTTTGGAAGGTTGCAGATATAGGGAATAAAAAAGTACGCTTGTCAAATGTCTGGCACTTGTACCTGGTGGTATTTTCTGACAGCTGTGTGTGCGTTCCGTGTAAACTTCTGACATTAAAATTAGTACGTATGAAGGATGAAAAAGTTGAGCAGGCAATGATTATATTTTACTGCTTTTGCGGCACATCTGACTACTGTGCTGTCTCCTTCCCTaaagacccacacacacacacatcacacagaGACACAAATGCATTTTGGAATATTAAGATCAACTAGTAGAATTAGCAAACAATGTCAACACTTTTTTTATGCCGTGGGACCTAATGGATGTATACATCTTTGCTTTCAGATGATTCAAGCCATACAAGTATTAAGGTTTCACCTTTTGGAATTAGAGAAGGTACTTTTTCatgttcctttttttttaaagagtgtgTTCCAAGTAGTTCTTAGTGCGAGTAGATTTGCATAAGTGTCTTGGTTTCTGCCCCATTGTAATTAGTGTCAAAGCCAATGCTAGTGCACATTTCTCTTGCTGTTTAATTACAATTTATGCCACTAAAACCCTGACCACAAACGCCCCGGCGTTTTGTTCATTTTTAATCTCACGGTGGGATTTAATTTTGATCATCTTTTAGTATAAATCCTTTTTTCTTGTTGAGCTTAAACATTTTGAACAGTCTAAAGGCGAAAACAATCTGCCGATTACGACTAATTAGATGGCAAATCATAATATTTTGTCCCATTAGTCCACGGGGAATATTTTAATGAAATATAAAAGGAGATATCATACACGTGTGACGGAAACTGCTAGCACCGTGTGTTTATTTTACTATGCTTAAAATCTGCTCTGCCTCGCCACAATAATTATAATTCTTTGAAGACTCTGGCAGTGTACATGAGGACTCACCAGTGATAGACATCTGGGCCATATTCAAATTCTGCTCATCTTTGTGCGTTCAGAGTTCCTCAAAGGTTATAATGAAATAACTAGATGAAATTAAACTGTTTACCTTAAATGTCACTCATGCAGGCCAATCCTCTAATGGCCACAGCCCGGGAGCAGATGAATTTAACACGGGTGTTGAGTATGTTGTAGCTGTGAATCATCTTGTCACTGTCAATTTTCAGCGATATCTCTATTTTGCAGAAGTTATTCCAAATTCTTGATGCGTATGTCTCCGGAGGATAATTGTAACGTTCCCGAGTGTTTGCAACTATTTTGAAGCTCGTGTCATAGGCCGAACGTGCACTTGTCACTTCCATTTGGATCCTTCTGTTTTCGCCTTATTATTTTTCGCTCCCTCCAATTGTAGGTACACGAATTATGTGACAATTTTTGCCATCGGTATATAAGCTGTTTGAAAGGGAAAATGCCCATCGATTTGGTTATTGATGAAAGAGAAGGCGGCTCGAAATCAGACAGCGAGGAAATCACTCGATCGTCCTCAGTTAACATTACAGACCAGGTATGGAACCATTGTATTTGCATTTGGAATGCCTACTATGGTGATATGTCTCTGTATTATTCGCATATTATCAAGCCCTGTTATATGAATTCCCATGGAAAtgaatatccccccccccccccacacccccacccgtaCCTACTATGTGTTCATTAAGCCTGGCTCTCAGTCGGGAATGCGACAGTGTCTTCAAGAGAGAAAGCTGGAAAGTTGAACCTCTCCTTGTCGCTTTTAATTTTTGTTCCTTTCTTTGCAAACTGAAAAAAGGGAAGCAATTGTTGCGGCCAAGACTGCACGGGGAAGGAGACGCGGTTTTTtttaaggctgagtggagagagcGAGTTGGGAAGTTCCTCCTCTGCCTCTTTGCCTTGCGGGTTACCGGTTTGCCCTCCGCCGTGCAGAGAGCCGCGTTTTGCAGGCGGCGTACGGGACGCTGCCCCAATGCacaagagagcgagagagaacgGTCGCACTTTGTAAGTTATAAGCTAGACGCCCGACAAGACGCTGGCCAAAAGAAGTAGATAGAAGCCCATGGTCTGAAAGACTCGCCGCAGCCGATCTGATTCGTTTTAAAATTTCACACCCTCCCCGAAGGCTTCCCTAAAATGAAGGGTAGGGGGCCGGGTATCTGTTGCAACGCCGGGGCGTTGGATCCGGCGAGAGTGTGAGCAAAGGGTCGGTGCCATGGGAACGCGGCTACTTGTAACGTTCACCGCCGCCCCGGCCATGGCTCTACAAATGGAAGCCTTTGATGGGCAGTAGCGACCACAGAGAAAGCATCAAATTCAATGCTGCCCAGTGGTCTGATGCAGGGGAAAATAAAAAAGCTCCCGCTTGCGACGCAGCCAACTGCATAGGTCTGCTCGCCGCCCCTCACGCTAGCCATTTCAGATCagatttatttttgattttgattttggtCGCAACCACGCCACTCCTTCTCCACTCTGTGCTGCACTGTTTGCGAATGTGCTTGACTTTCTACCGTATGTGTTTAAATAGAACACCCTACTTTTCCAGGGAGTATGCCCTTAAGTGAGACAGTAAATTTCACAAAGCAGCTTAAGGTGGGTTGATATCACTTTGcaatattattaaaacaattAGGAATTGGCTTAGCTCCGACTCTTCATAGACAAAATCTTGGGAAATGAATAGTCAAGTCAGACTAACCATATAATTAGAATGTGTTAGGACGCCTAATCATTTCTTATAGTCCGTCTTCCGAGAAGGGAAGGTAATTGGAAGCTTTCTATAAATAATGCTTCGCTTTGAAATGAAATACACTATTCTGCAGCTTTCTACAAGATGAGAAAAAAACATTATTCACAAACGAGTTATCTGGGACCCGCTTGTGATTGCTAGGTGTTGCTttagaaataattttttaaaaatacgttGTATACCACGTTCTGTTTAAGTCGCCACATACATTCTGTTAAAAAATTGCTGGTTAAGGGTCGAGACCTTGCTAAGCATGAGAGCTACCTACGGAAAAAAATACACGGATTGCCGGAGGCTATGAGTGAAATCAACACGTTAATTGCCTCGAAAATTAAGATTTATACTCGTTTTCTACAGCGAATAATTATTAATGTTCTGCCCCGACTCTGCACACAGCAGAAATCAGGCTTATTTGTAGCTGCGGTTTCGATTTCACGAGGGCGCGTTTCTTAAGGAAAGTTTTTGTATACTATGTAAAAATAAGAGCAGGTCATGAGAAAAGTTTAAAGGCGATGGTTGTGGCACCTCCCTTCCTCGCCCCTCACTTTCTTGCGCGTTTTTCGTGAAAGACTCTTGCCTTTGTGACTTCAGTAGAGGTTCGTGACTTTATTGATGTGTCACCGCCCCATATGTATTTTTTATTATCTGACCTCTGGCtgttacgggggggggggggggggatataatCAGTTGTGTTGTTCCGAACAACGCCAAGAGACGTTAAGGTATTCGGTGAACACGCACGTTTCGTTTGCACTCCTGGCTGGAGTGGGGGGCTTGGCATGAGTGTCAGCGAGGACCTTTCCACGGTGGTTTGGTTTGGGTTGGGGTAGGAAGCGGCGAAGTGAGACACGCCACACTACTCCTGAATGTGGCTGATCCGGTTTCAGACCTCGGCTTCGATGTAAACCTCCAACAAAACATTTGCTCAGTCAAGGATCACGTGAGCTGAGGTCGCTTGCCTACCTGGAGGAAACAGCAAAAAAGCCCCAGTGAGTGAAAGATGGATGTGCTTgagtgagatcccccccccccccccacacacacacacacacccagattGTGCTTTGTTGCATTTGTACGACTGGTGTCCATTACTGCCCAATATAGCTTCTGCGcttggaaaggatggtagaaaaCGGAAAACTGGGTCGCCTGTACATTGGGACTGCATTCTCAGATTTTGTTTAAGTATTTTCTTTCCACCTTTACCCAAGAAGTCACAGAGAAAACAAAAAAACCCTCAAATCTTCAGAATTTTTACTTGGTTCAAATAGTTCAGTTTTAGTTCCTTCTTTCTGGGCACTTCCCATTGCATTTTTTACTCCTTGCTTTCAGGTTCCTGCACCAGTCACGGCCAGTCGGGCATGGGAGTCCCATCCTACCTGTTGATGCAGCGACTGGTACTGCCACGTGACACACCCAGCCCATTGGTACATGATTGGCACCATAATTGGACCTACCTTGGGCATTATTGCAATTATTGACAGTACCCGATGACCTCTATTTGCCCAGTTGTTGCATTGGCTGGCACTGTCACGTGACATCACACTATCCAATGCCCATTTCCTGCTTAGGACAAAGGTCAGTTAGTTGACTGTGGTCACAGTGTCCACTGCCTAGATCTAACTCTGTTTCCAGTTTTGTTCCCACACCTATCCCTGGAGTTTTGAAGTTTTTCATTCTCCCTGTGTTCTTTCACACTTGGCCTTCAGCAGCTTGCTCCACTCTATGGCCCAATCTTCATTGAAGTTACTGTCTTGGCATGGCATGCTGTACTTCCTCAAAAATAAAAAGAATGGTTTTCAGTGATCATATGAATTTTGATAATGTTCATTATTGCATTGTGTGGAATGTACCTGCAAAAACTTTTATTTGGGTTATATAGAGAACAGCAAAATGTAATTCAGTAGGCCTCATTCTGTAATGTCAGTTAATAAACTTTTAACATTTAGCATGAATTGAATTTGCATAATATGTTTTAGATATTGAATAATTCAATCTAGCAGTTCTAATGATGACATAAATCACAAGAATAGAACTCATGTTCCTTAAGAAGGTCAGCAGGGGCTTGAGCCAGAATTTGTATCGATAACATTTATGGTAATTTAAagtttcttgattttttttccataTTTTCCAATGTAGCAACTTTCTGTGTTTTGTAGCATTGTGCAATGTATTAGAGAGAGTTAAGATCTACCAAACGTGGAATTGAACGCATGTAAGATCTCTTGATTCATGTGACAGAGTATATCCATGTTGTAGATGGCTTGGAGTGAAGTTCCAAATTTTCTAATGTGTCTATATTATGTAACATTTGAATACCTAGTAGTAATTTATCCATGATGAAATTACAATAACACACAAGGGGAAATGGATGTATGGATGTCTCTTGCAATTAATTTTATTAATGAAATGCACAATGATAACTTCAATGATATAAGATAATTAAAGTTGTGATGAAGGTTTTTAGTTTATTTTAATGAGAATTACTCTGTGTACCTAAATACATTGTTGTCACATATTTCTAAAGTTTTCTTGTGACGTTGTGGTTCCAGTTTTGTTCAGGGATAACTGGATAAGTTCATAAGATGTACTTTGGATTAATTAATATTTATTTTCCCAGTCAGTTATTGAACAAGTATGCATTTGTACTCTTCAGATTTTGTGCAAAATTCTCAGGCTGAAACTTGAGAATGTTACAAATATCTTTAATCTAGTTTACCCAGTCAATGTACGTTTGAAGAAAAGCATAGAATAACCCTTGCAAAAACATATCACCTCATATACGTGGAATAATCTGTATTCCAGGTCTATCAGGTAGCAAGTAATTTCAAATGGTTCTTAACTCTATCtccaatggccattttattaca from Hemitrygon akajei chromosome 7, sHemAka1.3, whole genome shotgun sequence encodes the following:
- the meis1a gene encoding homeobox protein Meis1a isoform X2; the protein is MAQRYDEISHYGGMDGVGIPTTMYGDPHAPRSMQPVHHLNHGPPLHSHQYPHTNHANAMPPSMGSSVNDALKRDKDSIYGHPLFPLLALIFEKCELATCTPREPGVAGGDVCSSESFNEDIAVFAKQIRAEKPLFSSNPELDNLMIQAIQVLRFHLLELEKVHELCDNFCHRYISCLKGKMPIDLVIDEREGGSKSDSEEITRSSSVNITDQTWNRDHDDTASTRSGGTPGPSSGGHTSHSGDNSSEQGDGLDNSVASPSTGDDDDPDKDKKRQKKRGIFPKVATNIMRAWLFQHLTHPYPSEEQKKQLAQDTGLTILQVNNWFINARRRIVQPMIDQSNRAGKSPVVTVFKSRRRKSSSSHSLGEPLSVSQGAPYNPDGQPMGGFVMDGQQHMGIRPPGPMSGIGMNMGMEGQWHYM